ATTCTTGGTGATGAAGAGGAAGAGCTCGACGACGtgtacgacgacgacgacgacgacatcgAACTTGAAGGGAACGACCAGCCGGTCATCAGGTTCTGGAACGGCGAAGCGGCCGGGAGTCATAACGACTTGGTGGCGCGGACTGTGACGTTCCTCGGTCAGCCGGCGCGGTTCGCCTCCTACCAGGACGAGGGCATGGCCGCCTTCatgcgcctcgccgccgtagaggcaccgccgccggccgccggggtgATCATCGTGCACTACCGCTACCACCGCTTCACGAGGCCCCGGAGCGGGGGGCGCGGCATCGAGGCGCCCGATTACGGGACGGACTTGCACCACGTCCGGTACCTCGTCCCGCtccccgccgtcgtcgccgaccCGGCGAGCTCGTTGCGCCTCGTCGACGCCTCGCTGGCCGGTGACGTCTACCCCTACCGCTCCCACGCGCAGCTCCAGGCCCTATGGTCGGGcctgctcgcggcggcgccggtgcgcgTCCCGCCGCGGGCCACCGGCCTCGTGGTCACCGTCGACGTGGGGGTGCTCCGGAGCGGGGACCGCACGCCGGAGTGCATGGAGTGCTTGCGCTCGGCGCTCGCGGAGAAAGCACGCGAGGCCGACGCGTCGCCCGTGGCCTGCGGCCACGAGCAGCACCTGCCGGCGCCGGTGCGCTGCGACGACGAGCCGGGCGAGGTTGCCGCCGCTCGGCCAGCGAAGCGGAGGAGGTTGGACGACGTCGTCGCGGGGGAGGTGTGCGCCATCTGCCACGAGGTGCTCGAGCAGCAGGGCCTCGCGGCGTGGCCCCGGTGCTCCCACGTCTTCCACGGCAAGTGCTTGGAGCAGCTCCTTGCCACGGTGCGGCATCGCTGCCCTATGTGCAGGAGTACACTGTCACTCAAAGGCATGTTTGATTGATTGATTCAAAGCATGATGTGTTGCGTGCTGTAGCCGTAACATCATGCTCAATTCTTCTATGAAGCCATAGGTGGAAGATAGGTGATGGTTGTAAGGTCAGAATTTGGGAATCTGGTTTAGAATTGCTTCACTCGCAGttcaatttttttatatctccttcatttttttttgaaagattgaTATGTCCTACATTTGTGATCCAATTGAAGTTACCATGGCTAGCTTGTGGGATTGAGTTGGAAGTTAAGTTGTCTTTTCGAGCATCTCCAACATAGTAGCTATTTTTGACTCTCTCTCAATTTGACCCTCTAAAAAGAAGATTCCTCTTCATATGGAATGGCTTGCTCCAAATGACTATTTCTCACTCTCCAAATCCCAACAGATCCTTCAACTCTCCACTCCACACGCAAATCGATGCATGGGTCCCACGTGTCATTCCCTTCCTTTCCCTTCTTTATCCACCCGGCCTCACCTCTCCTCTCCGGCTCTCCGCtctgctctctccctctcctcttggatgatggcagcggcggcgcttcTCCTAGACGGCGGGGATGCGGCCGCGGGCGAGCTATCTACCATTTGAGagttttccaaaattttacagaGTAAGATCATTTTAGAGTCTTTTGGAGATGCGGAGGAATTTTTTAGAGTCCTTGATGAGAAGATTCTatgagtttttttatttttagtggaagatgatattttttttttcaaaacagaAGATTGCCTGAGTTGGTAGAAATTAACTCTGTAACTGATGTTGTCATGGTGATGCCTTTGTATGGCGGTATGGAGTTTATTCTGCACAATCCTTGTATAATGTTATTAATTTTTAGTGGTGTGAAACCTATATTTATTCCTTCTGTATGGAATGTGAAGGTTCCTCCAGAGTGCAAGAGTTTCTCGAGCTAATGTCCCACATGTAAGAAAAATGGTCCCATTAGGCTATTAATTCTGACTTTGATGATTGAGTAATAATATAGTTATTAGGAGTAACAAGTTTTTGACCATATATTTGCAGgtttttaggtcccatggataaaATCCAAATTATAGAAAGAACATCCAAATTAAGTGATTCGATTAATAGCAAGGGAAAGTCATAGCATAAATCCAAATGACCGGAGAAGAAGTCCAAAGTATCAGATGATCCGCTGTTATGCCCTTCGGTGCTGTTGGTGTTATTTTGCTATTTATCCCAAATTAATGCCTATCTTAGATGTTTCACTGATCACCGACTGTGATGCATTATAGCCTTATTGCATATGGTTGTGTGCTCAACCATATAACGTTATATTAAATAATTCACTAGATTGTTTTGAGATATATATTCGAGTTTTAAAGATATTTGAGATGTCTTGCAAATTACTATCTGGTTGCTTCATTGGTATATGGATACACAACCAATATAAATAAGATTTGTTGAGGATGTATTACAATCGACATTTTTCTGTATGCCTAATATTCTCATGATGTGCTGGTAATAGGCGAATTTCATTTGCTGAATCCTTCCACTTTATGTCTTGCCTTATTAGAACTCATCTGGCTCAATGCATCTTACCAGGCTCTCATGTACTGCTGTGCTGCTGGCTCACACATGTACTAAGAAACCAAGCATTGAATTCTGGTTGTGTTGTTCTGTTGGTAACAGACTGATGCTGACATTTCTGATATTGTCCATATTCTGAATTTGATGAGCTATATGCAGTGGGGCACCTTCACAATAACCATGCACTCGGACACGCGGTCACACTACACTAGCCATATGATGCTAAATATTTTTATGGCCTTTTATTAGTGTATAGAAATGATCCAGAAGATAACAAAGAAGAAAAATGAGGCTGTCTTGTTTGATTCAGGTAGTTTGATTCAGGTACAGAGGTACAATTTTTA
The genomic region above belongs to Panicum virgatum strain AP13 chromosome 8N, P.virgatum_v5, whole genome shotgun sequence and contains:
- the LOC120686137 gene encoding uncharacterized protein LOC120686137 — encoded protein: MDEERTTSQDGCKRALSVEKPAVPAAPPPPPVPASGDDAFDFDPAAPFDAVILALPSSFGGGLEEYSVILGDEEEELDDVYDDDDDDIELEGNDQPVIRFWNGEAAGSHNDLVARTVTFLGQPARFASYQDEGMAAFMRLAAVEAPPPAAGVIIVHYRYHRFTRPRSGGRGIEAPDYGTDLHHVRYLVPLPAVVADPASSLRLVDASLAGDVYPYRSHAQLQALWSGLLAAAPVRVPPRATGLVVTVDVGVLRSGDRTPECMECLRSALAEKAREADASPVACGHEQHLPAPVRCDDEPGEVAAARPAKRRRLDDVVAGEVCAICHEVLEQQGLAAWPRCSHVFHGKCLEQLLATVRHRCPMCRSTLSLKGMFD